The following proteins are co-located in the Desulfonatronum sp. SC1 genome:
- a CDS encoding NYN domain-containing protein yields the protein MTQDNKIALLIDCDNVSHKSIEGVIDELSKYGKVNIRHAYGNWKSENMKGWEEKLHPHAIKPIQQFAYTSGKNATDAAMIIDAMDLLYTQKLDAFALMTSDSDFTPLVMRILSNGITVYGFGEKKTPLPFVKACSQFIFTENLEPAENEGLKQLEKVNSKKSRNELRQDAGLVKLLRTAVEQSAGEDGWSHLGRVGQYISNNTSFSPINYGYKKLGDLIRVCDLFEIQTKNDNSVMYIRDHKK from the coding sequence ATGACACAAGATAATAAAATTGCGTTGCTTATCGACTGCGACAACGTTAGCCACAAATCAATAGAAGGTGTCATAGATGAGTTGTCGAAATATGGAAAAGTAAATATTAGACACGCCTATGGGAATTGGAAAAGTGAAAATATGAAAGGATGGGAGGAGAAACTTCATCCGCATGCAATAAAACCAATTCAGCAGTTCGCATATACTTCAGGAAAAAATGCTACAGATGCTGCAATGATAATAGACGCAATGGATTTATTATATACGCAGAAACTTGACGCATTTGCGCTCATGACAAGTGATAGTGACTTTACTCCACTCGTTATGAGAATATTGTCAAACGGCATAACTGTCTATGGTTTTGGTGAGAAAAAAACACCATTGCCTTTTGTAAAAGCATGTTCTCAATTTATTTTTACAGAGAATCTTGAGCCCGCAGAAAATGAGGGGTTAAAGCAATTAGAGAAGGTAAATTCTAAGAAGTCAAGAAATGAACTACGTCAAGATGCTGGTTTAGTTAAATTATTGAGAACAGCAGTAGAACAGTCGGCAGGAGAAGATGGTTGGTCTCATCTTGGCCGAGTTGGACAGTATATTTCAAATAACACGTCTTTTTCACCAATAAATTATGGATATAAAAAACTTGGTGACCTTATAAGAGTCTGTGATTTATTCGAAATTCAAACTAAAAATGACAACTCAGTTATGTACATCAGGGACCATAAAAAATAA
- a CDS encoding flavodoxin family protein, with the protein MKMLSSIIKANTENLIPENIVLGVAGSPRRNGNSDVLMRQVLKGVKQENIECSLIQLRDIYFQGCIGCEKCRKDKICTGLNDGMSLIYSQIITSKGLVLVSPTHNYNITSWMKAFIDRLYCFYNFKNTRPRAWSSKFADQDRKAVLVAVCEQENVKDMGFTLEAMRTPIEALGYQVIREQAVFRIFDKGKVKEDTESLEKAFMFGKDLAKSLT; encoded by the coding sequence ATGAAAATGTTGAGTTCAATAATCAAAGCAAATACTGAAAACTTAATACCAGAAAATATAGTTTTAGGAGTTGCTGGCAGCCCAAGAAGAAATGGGAATTCAGATGTGTTAATGAGACAAGTGCTTAAAGGTGTTAAGCAGGAAAACATCGAATGCAGCTTAATTCAATTGAGAGATATTTATTTTCAAGGTTGCATCGGTTGTGAGAAGTGCAGAAAAGATAAAATATGTACAGGTTTAAATGATGGGATGTCTTTAATCTACAGCCAGATCATTACTTCAAAAGGGCTTGTTCTTGTTTCACCGACTCACAATTATAACATTACTTCATGGATGAAAGCGTTTATTGACCGGCTTTACTGCTTTTACAATTTTAAAAATACCCGTCCCAGAGCTTGGTCGAGTAAGTTTGCCGATCAAGACCGAAAAGCGGTCTTGGTCGCGGTATGCGAACAAGAAAATGTGAAGGATATGGGATTTACCCTTGAAGCAATGAGAACCCCAATTGAAGCGCTCGGATATCAAGTAATTAGGGAGCAAGCCGTATTCAGGATTTTCGATAAGGGAAAGGTTAAAGAGGATACTGAATCACTGGAAAAAGCATTTATGTTCGGCAAGGACTTGGCGAAATCATTAACCTAA
- a CDS encoding YhcG family protein, with protein sequence MSEKNVALTQPPEGYFDWLAELKNRIHAAQQRATLAVNRELVLLYWQIGRDILARQAKQGWGAKVIDRLAHDLRNAFPEMKGFSPRNLKYMRAFAEAWPEPEFVQQAAAQLPWFHLCTLIDKLATREERDWYLAKAVEHAWSRNVLVMQIETRLLERQGKALTNFDQRLPKPQSDLARESLKDPYRFDFLGLTDEAQERAVESTLVQHVTQFLLELGAGFAFVGRQVLLDVGGDEFFIDLLFYHLKLRCYVVIELKAGKFKPEHLGQLGFYLTAIDAQVKSEQDNPTIGLLLCKSKNKVVAEYALRDNAQPLGIAEYKLLESLPEPLRTNLPSIEQIEQELEGKHDTDRRRQADAGRVEGGKTA encoded by the coding sequence GTGAGCGAAAAAAACGTTGCCTTGACCCAACCCCCTGAAGGCTACTTCGACTGGCTGGCGGAACTGAAAAACCGCATCCATGCGGCCCAGCAACGTGCCACTCTGGCGGTCAACCGCGAACTTGTCCTGCTTTACTGGCAGATCGGCCGCGATATTCTGGCCCGGCAGGCCAAGCAGGGCTGGGGGGCCAAGGTCATTGACCGACTGGCCCACGACTTGCGTAACGCCTTTCCGGAGATGAAGGGCTTTTCTCCCCGAAACCTCAAGTATATGCGGGCCTTTGCCGAGGCGTGGCCGGAACCGGAATTTGTGCAGCAGGCTGCTGCACAATTGCCGTGGTTCCATCTCTGCACCCTGATCGACAAACTGGCAACCCGCGAGGAGAGGGACTGGTATCTCGCCAAGGCCGTTGAACACGCCTGGTCGCGAAATGTGCTGGTAATGCAGATCGAAACCCGCCTGCTGGAACGCCAGGGCAAGGCGCTGACCAACTTCGACCAGCGTCTGCCAAAGCCGCAATCCGATCTTGCCCGAGAGTCGCTGAAAGACCCGTATCGATTCGACTTTCTCGGACTGACCGACGAAGCCCAGGAGCGGGCCGTTGAATCAACATTGGTGCAGCACGTCACGCAATTCCTGCTGGAATTGGGCGCGGGATTCGCCTTTGTCGGCCGTCAGGTGCTGCTTGATGTCGGCGGCGACGAGTTTTTCATCGACCTGCTCTTCTATCACCTCAAGTTGCGCTGCTATGTGGTGATCGAACTCAAGGCCGGGAAATTCAAGCCGGAGCACTTGGGGCAACTGGGTTTTTACCTGACCGCCATTGATGCCCAGGTAAAAAGCGAACAGGACAACCCCACCATCGGTTTGTTGCTCTGCAAGAGCAAGAACAAGGTGGTGGCGGAGTACGCCCTGCGTGACAACGCTCAACCGCTGGGTATCGCGGAATATAAACTCCTGGAGTCCTTGCCGGAACCCTTGCGGACCAATCTGCCGAGCATTGAGCAGATTGAGCAGGAACTTGAGGGGAAGCATGATACTGACCGCCGAAGACAAGCGGATGCTGGGAGAGTTGAGGGCGGAAAAACGGCGTGA
- a CDS encoding FAD-dependent oxidoreductase has translation MNVVIIGGVALGPKAACRLKRLMPDARVTIIDQGARVSYGGCGIPYYVSGDVSDVKELQATSFHMIRDPKFFHEAKGVDVLTRKRAERIDRGAKVVHARDLESGESTTFAYDKLVLATGSRPRRPDLPGVDLDGIFVVSNLEEAEGIRSRVEAGKVGKAVVVGAGFIGLEIAEALSDMWGVETTVVEIADQILPGFVSRELARMAQHHMREQGVSFRLSATVKGFAGDKGVERVLLDGEELEADLVILSVGVIPNSELARDAGLDVSPRGGVIVDTHLRTSDPDIYAGGNCVQVTNLVTGQPGYYPLGSLANRQGRVIGTNLAGGDAEFPGAVGSFAVKLFEISVAGAGLCPEAARRAGLDPVHSHVVQSDRAHFFPDNELMHLEMVVEKSGPQKGRVLGVQGLCAKGDGLVGRVGAVAAVLGDHPHVSVIGNLEYPYSPPFSSAMDIINAAANAAENILEGRCASMTVSEFARLWADPLRNFQVLDCRGPANAQPFLEKHPDVWMNIPQDELRVRLDEVPRDKPLVLVCNAGGRSYEAQITLKEAGIEDALNLQGGVAAIRKSGMDEV, from the coding sequence ATGAATGTTGTGATCATCGGCGGAGTGGCGTTGGGGCCCAAGGCGGCGTGTCGGTTGAAGCGGCTGATGCCGGACGCCCGGGTGACCATCATCGATCAGGGGGCCAGGGTCTCCTACGGCGGGTGCGGCATTCCGTATTATGTTTCCGGGGACGTCAGCGACGTCAAGGAATTGCAGGCCACCAGCTTTCACATGATCCGCGACCCGAAATTCTTTCACGAGGCCAAGGGCGTGGACGTCCTGACCCGGAAGCGGGCCGAGCGCATCGATCGCGGGGCCAAGGTCGTTCATGCCCGTGACCTGGAATCCGGGGAAAGTACGACGTTTGCCTACGACAAGCTGGTCCTGGCCACGGGCAGCCGTCCGCGCAGGCCGGATCTGCCCGGAGTGGACCTGGACGGAATTTTCGTCGTGTCCAACCTGGAAGAGGCCGAGGGCATCCGCTCCCGGGTGGAGGCGGGCAAGGTAGGTAAGGCCGTGGTGGTCGGGGCCGGGTTCATCGGTCTGGAAATCGCCGAAGCGCTTTCAGACATGTGGGGCGTGGAGACCACGGTGGTGGAAATCGCGGATCAGATCCTGCCCGGCTTTGTCAGCCGCGAGCTGGCCCGGATGGCCCAGCATCACATGCGGGAGCAGGGGGTGAGCTTCCGGTTGTCGGCCACGGTCAAAGGGTTTGCCGGAGACAAGGGCGTGGAGCGGGTGCTGCTGGACGGGGAGGAACTGGAAGCGGATCTGGTGATCCTCTCCGTGGGCGTGATTCCCAATTCCGAGCTGGCCCGGGATGCCGGGCTGGACGTGTCGCCCCGGGGCGGCGTCATCGTGGATACCCATCTGCGGACCTCGGATCCGGACATTTACGCCGGGGGCAACTGCGTCCAGGTGACCAATCTGGTCACGGGCCAACCCGGATATTACCCCTTGGGTTCCCTGGCCAACCGCCAGGGCCGGGTGATCGGCACCAACCTGGCCGGCGGCGACGCCGAGTTCCCCGGGGCCGTGGGCAGCTTCGCGGTCAAGCTGTTCGAAATTTCCGTGGCCGGAGCCGGGTTGTGTCCGGAAGCGGCTCGGCGGGCCGGGCTGGACCCCGTCCACTCCCATGTCGTCCAGTCGGACCGGGCCCATTTTTTCCCGGACAACGAATTGATGCACCTGGAGATGGTCGTGGAAAAGAGCGGCCCTCAAAAAGGCCGGGTTCTGGGCGTGCAGGGGCTGTGCGCCAAGGGAGACGGTCTGGTGGGCCGGGTCGGGGCCGTGGCCGCGGTTCTGGGCGACCATCCGCATGTTTCCGTGATCGGCAATCTGGAATATCCCTACTCGCCGCCATTTTCCTCGGCCATGGACATCATCAATGCCGCGGCCAACGCGGCGGAAAACATCCTGGAAGGGCGCTGCGCCTCCATGACCGTCTCCGAGTTCGCCCGGCTCTGGGCCGACCCCCTTCGCAACTTCCAGGTCCTGGATTGCCGCGGACCCGCCAATGCCCAACCGTTCCTGGAAAAGCACCCAGACGTCTGGATGAACATCCCCCAGGACGAATTGCGGGTCAGGCTGGATGAAGTACCCCGGGACAAGCCGCTGGTCCTGGTCTGCAACGCCGGAGGCCGCTCCTACGAAGCCCAGATCACCCTGAAGGAGGCCGGTATCGAGGACGCCCTGAATCTGCAAGGGGGCGTGGCGGCGATACGCAAGAGCGGGATGGACGAGGTGTAG